The sequence below is a genomic window from Brevibacillus laterosporus.
TGAGAAGGATGATACTGTCAAAGAAATGGTGGATCGGATCAAGCAATGGCAAGCCCAACAAAAGTTGGATTGGTATGGTGTTAGCTACTATGGGATTGAAGGAATGTTAACTCAAGTAAATGACCCTTATACCACTTTGTTTACACAGGATGAACTGGATCGGTTTGAGAACAGTGTTAATAATAATTTCGTCGGCTTTGGAATTATGTTTCGAAAAACAGATAAGGGCATTATTGTGCGCAAGGTTGTTGAAAACTCCCCAGCAGATGTAGCTGGAATTAATTCAGGGGATAAGCTGGAAGCAGTTAATGGTAAAAAAATAGTAGTAGAGCATCTAGAAGAGCTAATTACCATGCTACAAGGAGAAGAGGGTACGAGTGCAACTCTTACCTTTTACAAATCCGGTACAGCACAGACAAAGGATTATACCATCAAGCGATCTCCTCTTATCATGCCAGAAGCAACGAGTCATCTTTTCGCATCCAAATCTGAAACGATTGGATATGTGAGACTAGATACGTTTGGAAGCGATGCGGGTGATCAATTTAAAGAGCAATTAGATAAACTGGAAGACAAACAAAAGAAATTGACAGGTTTGGTCATTGACTTACGTGATAACGGTGGCGGATATCTAAGTGCAGCTAGGGATATTGCCAGTCTGTTTATGGAAGAAGGCTTGTTGATGTATACGACTAATCGTAATGGAGTTGAGGTAGAGAATTGGGTGCGCAATGGTCGCCCTGTTTCCTACCCCGTTACGATTTTAGTAAATGGACAAACCGCATCAGCATCAGAATTGCTCTCTGGTGCACTACAAGATCATAAAATAGCCAAACTGATTGGAACCAAGACCTTTGGAAAAGGGGTTGCTCAAACAGTCCTGCCTCTGGTTGATGGTAATGCGTTAAAAGTGACGTTGCAAGAATATCAAACTCCGACTCATCGTAAAGTAAATAAGATTGGCCTAGTACCTGATTTGGTTGCAACAGATGATATTGGTCAAGTGGTGGAAGCGTTGAATGAGTTGGGAGAAAATCGCATAGAAGTGAGACAAAAAAGCGATGACGAGGTAGTTGTAAATGGAGTTTCGTTCTATACAACTTCGCCTATACTGAAAAAAATGGGGAATAGCTTAAATATCCGCAGTACCTTCATGCAAAGTATGCTTCAGGAGAAAACGGCTGTTCCAGCTGAATATCGTCCTTTAGTGTCAGTTACCAACCCTACAGTTACCTTTACTTGGAAGAAAGAAAATAATGAATACATGTTTATCAGCGAAAAGAAAAAATAGATAATAAAATGACCCGAGACTGTTATAAGTTTCGGGCCATTTTATTATTTAATTCATACTTGACAGGTCGGAATAGTGTGAATTAAACTTGAAATAACGATCTAGATATGCTGGGTGGTAGAGGAAATGTGCATTCTCCTCTTGATTAGCAAGTCAGAGTGGTGAAAGGAAAAAGGAGATGTGTGACACATGAAGAAACATGTTGAAATCCAATGGCAGAATGAGACGTTGGCGGCTACCTTATATGTGCCCGAGCTGGAAAATCAAGAAGAAGCATTCCCACTGATTGTGATTTGCCATGGTTTTATTGGCTCGCGTATCGGTG
It includes:
- a CDS encoding S41 family peptidase, coding for MKLRKTGILALTLMLLWPGSGALATTPGTLANVPSYDTTSTNNMPLLELQQVYYILQENHLDKPSEKKLVQGALQGVQQYIKDEKHAVVVVDEKDDTVKEMVDRIKQWQAQQKLDWYGVSYYGIEGMLTQVNDPYTTLFTQDELDRFENSVNNNFVGFGIMFRKTDKGIIVRKVVENSPADVAGINSGDKLEAVNGKKIVVEHLEELITMLQGEEGTSATLTFYKSGTAQTKDYTIKRSPLIMPEATSHLFASKSETIGYVRLDTFGSDAGDQFKEQLDKLEDKQKKLTGLVIDLRDNGGGYLSAARDIASLFMEEGLLMYTTNRNGVEVENWVRNGRPVSYPVTILVNGQTASASELLSGALQDHKIAKLIGTKTFGKGVAQTVLPLVDGNALKVTLQEYQTPTHRKVNKIGLVPDLVATDDIGQVVEALNELGENRIEVRQKSDDEVVVNGVSFYTTSPILKKMGNSLNIRSTFMQSMLQEKTAVPAEYRPLVSVTNPTVTFTWKKENNEYMFISEKKK